AAGAGTTAGTTGCAAGCGGTATCGATGCAGCTGAAAAAGCTAAAAAAGAAACACAAGCACTATTAGAAGAACAAAAGAGCCTTCTTAAAGAAGCTCGCACTGAAGCGCAATCAATTATTGAGAACGCTAAAAAGCAAGGCGAAGCAACTCGCGAAGAAATCGTGGTAACTGCACGCGCTGAAGCGAACCGTCTAAAAGAATCTGCTGTTCGTGATATCGAAGCAGAAAGAGAAAAAGCAATCGCTGCTGTACGTGAAGAAGTAGTTTCATTATCAGTACTTGCTGCGTCTAAAGTTCTTGGGAAAGAAATTTCTGAAGCAGACAATAGCGCACTAATTAAAGAAACGATTGCGAAGGCAGGCGAAGCGAAATGAGTCAATCGACTGTAGCAAATCGCTATGCTCAAGCAATTTACGAATTAGCATTAAGCAAAAACCTTCTTGCTGAAGTAGGTGCAGATTTACGTGAGATCAAAACAGTAGTAACTACAAACGAAGAGTTTATGGCATTACTTACTGCTCCGAAAATCTCTACTGACCGTAAGAAAGAGCTTATCGCTCAAATTTTAACGGGTGCACAGCCAATTGTTGTTAATATGGTTCAATTCCTAATCGAAAAGAAACGTCTTAACGAATTAACAGCTGTTGCAGACC
This genomic window from Solibacillus sp. FSL R5-0449 contains:
- the atpF gene encoding F0F1 ATP synthase subunit B encodes the protein MFLDYLVLGAGATGINLGDAIATLVIFLGLMALLKKFAWGPLMGIMREREELVASGIDAAEKAKKETQALLEEQKSLLKEARTEAQSIIENAKKQGEATREEIVVTARAEANRLKESAVRDIEAEREKAIAAVREEVVSLSVLAASKVLGKEISEADNSALIKETIAKAGEAK
- a CDS encoding F0F1 ATP synthase subunit delta, producing the protein MSQSTVANRYAQAIYELALSKNLLAEVGADLREIKTVVTTNEEFMALLTAPKISTDRKKELIAQILTGAQPIVVNMVQFLIEKKRLNELTAVADQYQALSAAAQGTADAKVYSTRELTDGERAEISAAFGKLVGKGQLNITNIIDASLIGGVRVQIGNYIFDSTVASKLEDLKRVLVG